AAGTGCTCCCGGTGTGCCTTCTCATCGGACGAATATACCAATATATCGTCAAtaaatacaattataaatttatccaaatagGGTTGAAACATAcgattcataagatccataaaagTTGGTGGTGTATTGGTCAAACCAAATGACATCACCAGATATTCGTAATGGCCATATCGTGACCGAAATGCTGTTTTGGGAATATCATCTTCCTTTATCCTCAATTGATAATACCCTGATCGTAAatcaattttagagaaaattcgAGCCCCTTATAACTAATCAAATAGGTCATCAATTCGGGGCAAagggtacttattctttattATAACTTTGTTTATAGCACGataatcaatgcacattctCAGACTACTGTCTTTCTTCCGTACAAACAACACAGGTGCATCCCAGGGCGATATACTAGGGCGAATAAAACCCTTGTCCAACAAATCTTGCAATTGAACTTTAAGCTCACGCAGCTCTACTGGGGCCAATATGTATGGAGGGATTGATATCGGTCGAGACTGAGTTTCGGGAGGTAAATCAATGGCGAACTCAATTTCTCTGTTAAGTGGTAAGCTTGATAAATCCTCTGGGAATACATCCGGGTACTCCCTTACAATTTCAACATCCTCACATTTTCTCTGTACCTTTCCTTTAGTCACCACCTGCACCGCGTACCCCAAGGCCCCATTTTCTAGACATTTTTGGACTTTTAATGCAGATACAATTTTCAAAGGTTTCCCTACTTGGGTACCGACAAATCTTACGATCTGTTTATTAGGTCCAATTAGTCTGACTGCTCGTTTCTCGCAGTCCAGTTGCGCTTGATTTTGGGACAGAAAATCCATCACAAGTATAATATCAAAATCTTGGATCTCCAACAAGTTCAAGTCCACTAGAAATATGATTTCTCCTATCATAATTGGACACTCCGGCACCATTCGTTGCGAACAAAACCAAGTTCCCATTGGGGTTTGCACACTCATAGGCACAGTGGATTCTTTGGTGCTTAGTTCCGCACATTCTACCGCGGCATATGATATGAATGAGTGGGTGGCTCCTAagtctatcaatgcatgcatgcatatatctTGAACAGGGAGCGTACCTTCAATCACTTGTGGATTTGCTACCACGTCCATTTTGGTCAGATTGAACACTCTCCCAGTTGTCGCTCGTGCTCCATCCCCGGTTAATCTCGACAGTCCAGTCTTTTCACGTTAGGGACACCAAGAAGCTATGTGCCTTGGTGTATTACAATTAAAACATACTATCGGTTTCTTCTGGACCCCTGTAACTGGTGGGTTTGTTTTAACAGTGTTCATCTCTAACCATTTCGGACAATTTCTGACTATATGCCCCGTCTCTCCACAGTTATAACACTCCTTGGCAGCTCTGGGAATTCCACAGGGAAGACTCCATCGATGAGGTTTATGACATTTGGGGTATGCTTTTAATTCCTTCTTAAATTTACCTGTCTCCGGGAGAGTAAACTGATGTCCCTGCTTTGGCACAACCTTCCTTGGCCCCTCACTGGATGGTTCCTTTGCTTGAGTGATCTCCCTATAATTCATTAGTCTCTTTTCAATATTCACAGCCTTAACCACAGCTTCATGAAAAGTATGAGCCTCAACATAGCTCATCCCTTAACGTACCTCCAGACGCAACCCCTGGATAAATCGTTCCATCTTATCAACTTTTGACAACATATAAGTTGGGATATATTTCAATAACTTCACAAATTCGTCTTCATACTGTGATACCGTTAGGTGAGACTGTTGCTTGAGTTCCATGAAATCTTGTTTCTTCCGAATCTACCAGTCATGTGGATAATACTTCTCGTTAAATGCTTCCCTAAACTGTTCCCAACTTATcggccatcgccatcgccaatTGAGCATTCTGCTTTCTTAGCATCTCAATTGTCGATCGCCACCACACCCTGGCCTGTTCGGTGAGTACAAAAGTGGCGCATCTCACCCATTGGTCCTTAGGACAATCCATGTATTCTAACAACTGATAAATATCTTCCACCCAATACTCTGTTATGCTTGGATCAGCCTCCAGCTGTCCTTTGAATGTTGGAGGGCGCAAATCCACAAATGCTTTCAGCCAATTGGCCGCTTCGGTATCCACTTGGCGACCACCAGCCGGTCCTCGCCCCATAAAATGACTTTGGATCTCTTTCAAACACTCAGGTCCCCTCCCTACGGACTCTTGGCCAGCATTTTCTGACCAGGAATTACAAACAGTTGCTCTTGTCACTAGTGCCATCTGCATACCACAATCATTTCCTATTAAACACGTGTCATCAAAACATAACAATGAAGGTTTATTAATCACAAAGAAATTACAGTCTATTTCTTATAAACACACAAATTTACAATCTATTAACATACTCTTAGCCAAACTAGTACATTGCTAACCAAACCAGTTACCCATGTACAACATTAACACCCCATCCGCATTTCTAGTATTATACACAAAAATTGATGGTATCCCAACCATCCAAACTGCAACGCTAGTTCGACATCCCTGGCTACGTAGCACTCGCAGTATCTCCCATAACCCGGAGGTCGCCTCATCAACCAACTGCGATAGATCCTCATTGCTTGCTACGCTGGAAAGAGAATTCAGGGGCAACGTCTCCACGATCTCCGTGGCTCCCCATATCTCAGCCTCCATTGGGAGTGCGGTGGGAAACACCCTGATCCCTGCCGGATCACCAGGCTTCACACATGGCTCCCAATCCATAGCTTGGCGCTCGATCGCACGGATGAAATTACCATAATTAAACCGTAAAGTCATGTCTCACATCAGGACATCCATGCACTCTTTCCAAATGTCATTCATGTGTTTCTTTGCAAATAATACTTGCTTCTCTAGGCAACCCCCATAGCGGCACGCATATGGTATTCCTGTATACCTGGTTCACACGACACAAAAAACTCAAGATTTCCTCATTATCTTGCTGACCACCTCTCATATGAGCAGACAATTCTTGCTCCCACTGCCACCATAACAGATTCACAAGTGGGAGGTTCGCGTCTGGACCCGGCACGCTAGGGCCTGCCCCACCAAAATCCATGATGGTATTTTATTATCTGCACATGAAACCAAGGGTCAGATCAATAACCAGCATAAATTTTCCTCCCCCACGAGGCCCAGATCCAGGGATTCACACACTCCTCTGCTCGTTATCCTGGGAAACACCTTTCCTAAGCAAGCCCACAAACCAAATCATGCCTACCCGGGGAGTACCTCAATTCCAGTTACGACCTACCCCGTCCCAAATGTGCATTCTCAATCCCATTATCCACATTTCGGTGTCTTCGtttcctttttatatatatattcagccCTATTCAACACATCATGTCGACCACAaacctcgctctgataccaccttgtGACGCCCCGACCCCACAAACGGGTGCCATCATAACCTACATTACAACCTCAGCCAAACTCGAAGGACGGTTATGCCCCTGCCAatataaatctttaaaataatatgggcacCCTGAGTGGGGTCCAGGCTTTGCCGCCTTCGACCGGACGAGAGCCTCGGGAGTAAATTGCGAGGACAGTGGAAACTCACCCGAGCCTCATACCTGATTAGGCCCTTGGAGCATTAATCCAATTTCAAACGAATATCAACAAGCCCAACAAATTACTTTAGCCaccaaacataattaaacatatcACATTTTTCGGTCGTAGCCGACAGGTACAAGTTCCCTACCTTACTGGGTTCactcatagtgggaaccttaacttggttcTAGCTTACTTTAGGTTAAACCATATCCGACACTCACATTTAACACAACAtttatattacaatattaacATTTGGGGTTAACCCACACCCCCACGGTTAACAGTCGCTCCCAACTGGCGGCTCTTCTATCAGTACCGCCTTTCCTTTCTCGAATCCCGAGCCACCTACTGCGTTAGTGGGAAAATACAGGGGTGAGTCCCGGGGACTCAGTAAGGGTAATATGAGTTgcagtaaattaaaatgcatgataattatagaaaatgtgaAGTGCATCATGCATGTTGGCCTGTCCATCTCACCCTAAACCGGATTTTGGTGGCCCCACTGATTTCATTTAGGAcctcatctcgagactcacACGGCCCAAATCTACAGCCCCATGCCTAGACACTTCTCCCATAATCTAATACAAGCTatgtcaaaataaatttacacgcAAACCATATTAAATCTTACCACGCGTTAATCTCGTGTTGCGCGTTGGTTTCACGTATCAATTTCCTATACAAtcgtaaaataatttaattaaacgcGCAGTCAATTTTAATTATCGCCGCTACATCACTAATTAATTCAGCTAAACAAGCGACTGATTCATAAATAgcactattaaataaatttaaaacatttttataccTTGCGTACATACACGGGCAGAGTTTCGGCGCGTTAAAAATTACAGAGCGCTCACAGCGATGAAACAACACTATTTATAGgcgccagaagaggaggaaTCGGCCAGAGGAGGAAAATTAGCTACCAAGGTGTCTCCTGCATGTTGCCACGTGGCAGCAAGGGAGAAGGGGTGGGTGGTGCATGGCCACCCACGCGGCACGGCCAAGGGGGCGCGCCTGGTGCCCAACTGTTACAGACTTCAATGGTGGATGGCTACAAAAAAGAAGGGGACAAAGTTGGTGTCGAATGAGAGAGGAAAACCCTCGAGAAATTTGGGTGGATAGAAGCAATGCGCGATAGgtgaatttcttgaaaaattagaaCTACCCCCCTCccttgaaaaaattatttccagCAAAAGCTAGAAATTTGTATTGCCTGATTGAAAACTAGAAACCAATTTGCCTAAAAAAATTAgctaatcaaacactacaaaaattaaaatttaggtgaaaaatgatcattttctatagaaaatataagCAATCAAATGTACccttattatatttgtttttaacttttaaatcattttattagttgataataaatgtattatgttttaaattatttaattaattaataaaattatttagaaacTAAAAACAAgatacaaacaaatttattttgtttaaaaataagatacatttacTGCTCTTTAATCATTATTATTGGAATAATAGTTAGCATTGCCCATAAAATACATCTTTTAACTTGTAATAATAAACTATATGTTTTTATTCGTTTGTCAAAAATGCTATTTAGACCCTCATTTATAACACTGTTAGtaacatttataaattaatgtgttatattttatatcatatttgtTGTGGATCTCATACGATTGTGtaggttttgaaaattttcaaatctcatATGCGCaacaaaattatacataaaatcaTATGAATAATGGGTATTtaagtaatatataatattcattGAATCTAAAATTAAGCAATTCAATATAAtatctatttaaaatttaaataatgaaGTAGAAAAAGTTCGTGATGGACTTAGTTGGTCCACACTAATCAAGCTTCCAAAACTCTTTGGAGCTTTCTTTTATACTAGTTGAAAACTACAAGAGATATTATGACTTGTCGTTttcattgatttaaaaaacgagCTCAACCTTTTGAGCAaattaagagaagaagaataggatgaacaaaaataagaagTTGTTATGAAGAATAAGAACAAATTTTCACCATCTTCTTGGGATTTACGTCCTCTCGTGGACGTCCTACACCATCGAATCCTAACAGATGGTGCATGaggtaaatcaaaaaatttagtaATCATCGATTTCGATCTCAGAGCAACACTCTTAACCATGATAGAGCAAGCTACAAAAAGAGTCGTCAGGACCACCAAGTTATGCCCCTAGGGACAATTCTATCTTCTAATCTCTCTTTTGATATGCTATTTGGAAGATTAATCAGTGATAATAATTCATCTCAAAACTATATAGTATCAGGTATTAACAAATGACACGAGAGTCAATGGACAATCCATCAACCCTCAAAATTTCTGCGCACAATCTATGAATATAAATTGTTgacaatatttattaaataatttataatttttaacttttaaaatattattgattatttacgAAATGAGTAGACAATGTTTGTTGCTACAAAACCTTTCCTCTATCGCATACAAGACTGTGATTAAGGGAGactaaatattatttagacacttgattataatatttatagtaatatttatgtattaatgtgttatattttatattacattAGTATAAATAAGGTTTTATTGACAAATATGCTGGTTAAGATTAATTAACTGactttattaatttataattaattattttcttgtattatttgtatgtgaCATTAAATATAAAGACTATATTATTCGTAAACACTAAGCAAGAAGTTTGATTAATTATGTAATATATTAATCGATGAATATTATAAGAAACAAATAACATATTTAGCAAAACAATTGGAGCGGTCGGTGGTGGGGATTGACGAGGAAATCTATGAAGAGGCGACACGTGTCAAGATCTGAAATTGAGGcgcaaagaaggaaggaagcgCAAGACGGGACCGTTGGAACGGTCTGAAATTCAAAAAAgttcaaaaccaaaccaaagcgGGTCTTTTTCAAAAccctctcatctctctctctccgctcGCAACATTCGCATTTCGCAGCAGAAAAGAAAACTATCGtcagaatctctctctctctctgtatttgaaatttgaaaagcCCTCAACCATCCGTATATACGCGCGCCTTCTCTACGCTGGGAGAGGAAAAGAGacagagaaggagagagaagagGTCTGTTTCCGAAGCTTGAAGCAATCCGTCTTCTGTTCTTTGCCATTATTGGGAAACTCCTCGTAGCAATCTCGACTTGTAAGCTCTCTATCTATCGCCAATGTCATATGGGTTACTGCCAGAAAAGGTCGTTAAGATCTGGTTTCTATCTGAACTATATATACTAGGATGTATTGGtcttaattatgatttatgaaCCTTCGGAGCCATATACATACCGGTTTTTGCTGCAATTAGTGAAtgggttttgttttgtttccagTGAACTCATGAACGTGGAATGATAATTCATCCCCGTTTTTGGTTACGTTCGTTCACTGACCTTTGGTGCAAATCCAAAATTCAATAGTCAATTGCAAGATTCTTCAGCTAAATCCTGTTAATTCCGTCCTACAGAATGTAGATTTGTGTTATTTGCATTGCTGTATGTAATCACTCTGACGGGTTGGGTTTGAAAGCTCATCGCCGTTTGACGTTAATTGGTCGAGTGTTTGTGTATAGTCGTTTGCTTTTATGTTCTTGTCTTGGGTTTCACTTGAAATTCCAATGGTGGGCTGGATTTGTTTTTGTCTGCGTTGAGTTGTTTAGAACCCTTGGTTTTAGTTTTTGGGTGCTCTTCTAATTGCCGACCATCTGTTTGATTATTGTCCTCAGCGAATGGACTCACTGCCTGATGCTCTTATCCAATATATTTTGTCACACACAAGGAACGCCAAGATGTGGCATCATTTACGTGCGTTTCCAAGCGATGGAAAGAGACAATGCCTTATCTTCGGAGCCTTTACTTCCCTCGCAACCTCAATGAAAGCCTCAAGGGCGGCAGTAGAAGTCCAGACGACATCGTGACCCAAATGGTCtcattaatttttcaattggaAGAACTGGTAGTGTATTGCCCCTTCAGTAGTGATGGCCTTGCTTCATGGCTATCACTCCAAGGAACTTCTCTCAGGTTCCTTGAGCTCCGAATGGACAATCTCGTTGAAGAGCAGAACTCTCTCGATGACACCTCCAAATTGGATTGCATTCAAGCTGCATGGAAGTTGGAGTCGCTGAAACTCTGGGGCGTCCTTATGACCCACACCCCCAAGTGGAGTAAGTTTCCCAAACTTCGCAATCTTGAAATAGTTGGCGCTCGATTGGATGACTCTGCCCTATCTGCTGCGCTTCAGGCATGCCCCGACCTGACCAACCTATCGCTGCTTGCATGCGAGGGGTTGAGGTCTGTTTCAATTGAGCTTCCATGGCTAGAGCAATGCAAACTTGACTTCTATGGCGTGGGTAACTGCTCCATTTCTCTGGTTTCTCCGAAGCTTGAATTACTAGAGGTGCAAGGGTGTAGTTGGATTAGGGTTCATGAGACCCAATGTTTAAGGAATCTTTCCATTGCCAATAATTCTGGTAACTCTCTCTTTGAATTCACACcagcctttttctctttttttttttttttttggtgcaaGATTCAGTAAATCCCCAGACTGTTTATGGTAACTGAATCATTTTTCTTGTTGGATTGCCTTCAGGGAGAGTCTACATGGTTGATTTTGGGAAACTTGTAGCTCTTGAATCTTTGTCCATCAGAGGTGTCCAGTGGTGTTGGGATGCAATAAGCAAAATGCTCCAATTGGCAAGTGATGTGAAGCATCTATACATGAAGGTGGAATTCACTGGGGATTTTGAAGCCCTTCTCCCCTTTCCAGAGATTGACTTCGTTGAGTTCTTTAACAGCCATGCCAGGCTGCAAAAATTCGACATGCATGGCGCCATGTTTGCTGCTCTTTGCCAGAGGAACAGCttgaaaaatgtaaatattCAGCACCTAGAGTTGTTGCAATGGATTTGATAGATAGTCCCAATAGTTTTGATgtgtaaaataaagatataccACTCTTTGCTCTTGCAGGTGGATTCAAGATTTGTGATTCCTTGTCTTGAGGAGGCAGTTATCACAGTTAGGTCGCCTTTGAATGCTGAACAGAAAATGAACACCCTTGAATCACTGATCAAGTATGGTAAGAATTTGAAGAAGATGACAATAAGAATCCTTGATATGAAGAGCAGCCATAGCAGTGCTGATGACTTCTTCCAGGAGATATGCAGGTTCAGTTGCCTGAACCGCAAGATTGTTTCAATAGAATAAAAGCTCAAGGAGCAATTTCTCATAACCCAGATCAGATCTCATGAAAATCACTGTGCTTCCCTAATCAACCTGTTAGTTACTTCCATTCTGGACAATTCTTCaatcattttttccaaaattatgcATGCTAACCATCTTTCAATATTTTTAGTTTAGTCCTTGTGGATGCATTGTTGCTttgctttcttcccttcttgtTCTTTGCGAGACAttgcttttctttcattttcattaagCTGAAGGGACCATTTGATGGAGTAATTGCcaaaaataccatattttttcaactttattgCCAAAATAATAcctttttgaaaataaaataccacCTTTCTAGCATTTAAAACTTTTAGGGTCTCAAAAGACCACTAGTTCTATAGGGGCCCTTAAGTACTTTTtgtttctaaaaaaaaaaaaaaaaagtcatttcAAGTAGTATGCAAactatattattttgtatacatTTTACATGTAGATTAACGATTGCTTGTATTTAAGGatgcattttatttgtttctatttttttttaaatgaaccAAACcacaaaaagtaaaataaaaaatatttgggcCAATTAGTGACTTAGTATCCGGTTTTAATGACTATGAACTCCTAAATCCTAAACCTATTAAGGCCTAACTGTTGGGTGTTATGCTTGTTAGGTCGACAGCTCACAATGTGATGAAAAGTAgcattcaacccaaaagaatTTCTGGCAATCAACTTCATGGGCTCCCTCACCTACGATGAATTGCCTAAAAGAAATGGTAAAAGACTTAATAGCCAAAGATGGAACATAAAGCCACAACTTAAGATATGCCTGTAGTACTAAACTCAATTCGTAAAATGCATACTTTTTctcttgtatttttatatttgttttatataattatttaaatttttattattttaattatatttggccgttatatttttaattaatttaattattatattttaatatttttgtgtaacaactaaactttttattattatctctgtatgtgtatttttaaattaatttaattcttatattttgacatataaaaaaaataaattaatttatctcattttattttttttatacgttaaaatataagaaataaattgacttaaaaatacaaatatattgatataatcgaaacaacaaaaaatttaattaggcATACGAAAAAAACTGTGAAGTTAGgtgaacaaaaatatgaatttgccAAAATCAATAGGAATGGAGACACTAGTGTAGGCTTCAAAAATCCTGAAAGCATATCACGATTCCTGTAAATATATTTCTGATAGGGGAGGAAGAGGAAAAGGGTAAAAACATGGAGTCACAGTCACAAACTACATGTAATGGATGGAGAAAATGGTAACAGACTTTCTGGCTAActgaaagaaaacaataaaaagcacAATACCTTacaaatgtttcaaaaatttcttcccGCGTAATTAGAAATGAGTCTATGAGAACAATGTGTTGCTTCTACAACTTCCATGGCACCAGGGCCATCTTTAGATTTGCGGGTCTAGATCAGCTTCTTCTTTTGGAAAAATCTCTTCAAGTACCATAATTGCAAAACTGAAACCACAATGCAAATCCCCAAGGACATAATGCTGAACCATGCCACCCTAGTGTTGGTTCTTTCACTTACTATCCTCATGTCAGCTTCTCTGCAAGATTACACAACCCCAAAAAGGTAGGAAGCGAAAGTAAGTTcacaaaacaaaagaacaatGCAATAACATCAGATGAATTTGAGATGGAGCAacaattacttttccttgaggtACATCAAGTTTTCATGGATCGCCTCTACAGCTCCTTCAAGCTTTCTCAGCTCAAGCGCAACACCCTGTACACTCAGAATCAAGGCAACTGAGTCAATTTTTCTGTAGGCAAAGCCAGAGTGGTGTAGGAAGTTTCTATACCACTTTGGCTAGGTAGCAGGaagttttacaaaatttatcCTTTTTTCCCCCAATTTCTGCCCATTGATTCCTCTTTCAACGTACCAACAGAATAATTTCCACAGTGCAAAATCCATGTAAAATGCGATTAAATTAGAACTCCAAAACTTCAGCAAATGA
This window of the Diospyros lotus cultivar Yz01 chromosome 5, ASM1463336v1, whole genome shotgun sequence genome carries:
- the LOC127801269 gene encoding LOW QUALITY PROTEIN: F-box protein At1g10780 (The sequence of the model RefSeq protein was modified relative to this genomic sequence to represent the inferred CDS: inserted 1 base in 1 codon), with protein sequence MDSLPDALIQYILSHTRNAXDVASFTCVSKRWKETMPYLRSLYFPRNLNESLKGGSRSPDDIVTQMVSLIFQLEELVVYCPFSSDGLASWLSLQGTSLRFLELRMDNLVEEQNSLDDTSKLDCIQAAWKLESLKLWGVLMTHTPKWSKFPKLRNLEIVGARLDDSALSAALQACPDLTNLSLLACEGLRSVSIELPWLEQCKLDFYGVGNCSISLVSPKLELLEVQGCSWIRVHETQCLRNLSIANNSGRVYMVDFGKLVALESLSIRGVQWCWDAISKMLQLASDVKHLYMKVEFTGDFEALLPFPEIDFVEFFNSHARLQKFDMHGAMFAALCQRNSLKNVDSRFVIPCLEEAVITVRSPLNAEQKMNTLESLIKYGKNLKKMTIRILDMKSSHSSADDFFQEICRFSCLNRKIVSIE